One stretch of Miscanthus floridulus cultivar M001 chromosome 18, ASM1932011v1, whole genome shotgun sequence DNA includes these proteins:
- the LOC136521887 gene encoding uncharacterized protein, with product MQETKVTAAEAMEDDDEEEGYVKVGTRFYRVTMRPSGAGGAVAHRRRLHYLESCYLCKESIACDRDVFMYKGDAAFCSEDCRDEQMDMDEALHAAARRHRLLQRAPASSSQAVAEAAASTRPPPVMLRRPTIANLAARNPPVAAS from the exons ATGCAAGAGACCAAGGTCACGGCGGCGGAGGCgatggaggacgacgacgaggaggaggggtaCGTGAAGGTGGGGACGAGGTTCTACCGGGTGACGATGAGGCcgagcggcgccggcggcgccgtAGCGCATCGTCGTCGCCTCCACTACCTCGAGTCCTGCTACCTCTGCAAGGAGAGCATCGCCTGCGACCGCGACGTCTTCATGTACAA GGGGGACGCGGCGTTCTGCAGCGAGGACTGCAGGGACGAGCAGATGGACATGGACGAGGCGCTccacgcggcggcgcggcgccacCGCCTCCTGCAGCGCGCGCCCGCGTCCTCCTCGCAGGCGGTAGCTGAGGCGGCGGCGTCGACCAGGCCTCCGCCAGTGATGCTCCGCCGCCCCACCATCGCCAACCTCGCCGCACGCAACCCGCCCGTGGCCGCCAGCTAG